The Curtobacterium sp. MCSS17_015 genomic sequence TCCGCCTTGGTCGTGCTTCCGCCCCACTGGTTGATGCTGTCGCTCATCGTTCCCCCTTCGACGGAAACCGTACCGGGAACCGCGGCGCACGGTCGGCTGTTGTCTCCGTACCATCGGGAGGATGAGCGACGACGTGACCCCAGGGCGGTACCGGCACTTCAAGGGCGGCGAGTACCAGGTGGTGCTCCTGGCGCAGGACGTCGAGACCGAGGACCCCGTCGTCGTTTACCAGGCGCTGTACGGCGAGCACGGGCACTGGGTGCGGGCCCTCGCGGACTTCAGCGCACACGTGTCGCGCGACGGGTACGACGGACCGAGGTTCGTGCGCCTGGAAGCCTGAGGCGGCGGGGCGCGGCCCCGGCCGCGACCTCGGCTCAGAGCGCGGCGCGGGCTTCTTCGATCGCCGCGATGAGCCCCGGCACACCCCAGACCACGAAGCGCCCGTGCACACCGCTCCGCAGTTCGACCCGGAGCTGCCGCGACAGGCCGCGTGAAACGTCGCTGAGGGACGCGATCTCGGACAGGGGGAAGCCGAACTGCGGACGGACGCGGTTCACCGCGTGCCCCTCGAAGAACAGCGCGGTCGAGGTGAGGACGAGCTTGCCGCCGATGCCCTCCGTGCCCTTCCGCCCCGGCACGAGCAGGCCCAGCTCAGCCGCGACGGACTGGTCCTTCGCACCGTGGTCGATGAGCAGGTTGGCGTTCTTCCGCAGCAGTTCGGTGCTGGAGTCCCCGGGATCCATGGGGCAACCGTAGGGCAGCGAGCAGCGCGCCTGGCGTTGCCCTCCTCAGACCTCGCAGCCCACGCCGTCCCCATCGCGGTCGAGCTTCCGCGAGTATCCGGGGTCTCCAACGGTGATCGGTGCTGCGCCCGCTGCCCGGACTGCGTCGCAGTTCTCGTAGTAGGCGGAGCCACCGGCCGGTGCGGGCTGCGCGAGCGGTGCCGGTGCTGCCGCGGCGGCCGCGGCGGCTTGGGCGGCAGCGGCATCGGCCGCAGCCTTCGCATCCGCGGCGGCCTTGGCGGCCGCTGCATCTGCCGCTGCCTTCGCGTCGGCCGCCGCCTTCGCCGCAGCGGCGTCTGCCGCAGCCTTGGCGTCCGCCTCGGCCTTGGCCTGCACCGCAGCGGCTTCTTCTGCTGCCTTCTTCTCGGCTGCTTCCTTCGCTGCCGCTGCTTCCTCCGCCGCCGCTCGGAGTGCCGCTGCCGTCGCTGACGCCGAGCTGGTGGAGGTCGGCGTCGTGGTGCCGGCAGCCGCTTCGGTTTCGCCCGGGGAGCTGCAGGCGCTGAGCGCGAGGACGACGGCGAGAGCACCTCCGGCGATCACAGCTGTGCGACGGTGCTTCAGGTTCCTGATCACGAAGTGCTCCCCAGAGTTGGTGTGCGCTCAGTTTCGGAGCTTCGGTCACGTTTCGCCAGGCCCCGTTCGAGGGTTGCGCGATCGCGCACGATGACGGCGGTGGTCGGTGGTGCCGGGCACGTCGGTGCCCGCCCCTACCCTGGACGGACACCGACAGCAGGGAGCGCAGTGCAGATCACCGAGGACGGCCGAGCCCTGCTCAGCCCGAGCGACCTCACCACGTGGGCGACCTGCGAGTGGGCGTTCCTCCGCCGCCTCGACGCCAAGCTCGGCCGCGGCGAACCCCTGCCCGACGAGCACGACGACATGCTCGACCGGACGGCCCGCCTGGGGGACCAGCACGAGCTCGGCTACCTCGAGATCCTCAAGGAAACCCACGACGTCGTGGAGTTCGACCGCCCGGCCCCGCCGCAGTACGCCGAAGCCGCCGAACAAGCGCGGAACGCGATGCGGAACGGCGCGAACGTCCTCTTCCAACCGACGTTCCACGTCCCGGCGTCCGCAGACGGCACGGGCTTCATCGGCTTCGCGGACTTCATCATCCGCAACGACCGCGGTGAGTACGAGGTCTACGACACCAAGCTCGCCCGCCACGCCAAGATCAGCGCCCTGCTCCAGCTCGCCGCCTACGCCGAGCAGATGCGGGCGAACGACATCCCGACCGGGCAGCAGGTGCACCTGGTCCTCGGCGACCGCACGACGACCACACACGAGCTGGCCGACATCGTGCCGGTGTACCGCACGCAGCGGACCGAGCTGATCCGGGTGATCTCCGAGCGCCTGGCCGCCGACGAGCCGATGCAGTGGGGCGACCCGCGCTACTCGAGCTGTGGCCGGTGCGCCGCCTGCCAGCAGGAGGTGCAGCTGCACCGCGACCTGGTCCTCGTCGCCGGCATGCGCCTGGACCAGCGGACGAAGCTGATCCGGCAGGGCGTCCGGTCGATCGACGACCTGGCGGTCCGGACCGCGCCGGTGGCGACCATGTCGAAGACGACGCTGGATCGTCTGGTGCGGCAGGCGAGCCTCCAGATCGAGACGGAGCGCGCAGCGAACCTGAGCGACGGGACGGACGCGGGACGGACCGGTCCTGCCTTCGAGGTCCGCGACCCGCGTGCCCTCGACGCGATCCCGGCACCCGATCCTGGCGACGTCTTCTTCGACTTCGAGGGCGACCCGCTCCACACCGAGGACGGCGTGCACTGGGGCCTCGACTACCTGTTCGGCCTCGTCGACGACCAAGCCGAGTTCCGCGCGTTCTGGGCGCACACGATCCGCGACGAGCGGCAGGCGCTGCTGGACTTCCTCGCGTTCGTCGCCGAGCGCCGCGAGCAGTACCCGGACATGCACATCTACCACTACGCCGCCTACGAGCGGACGCACCTGCTGTCCCTCGCCGCCCGGCATGGAGTGGGGGAGGACGCGGTCGACGACCTGTTGCGCGCGGGCGTCCTGGTCGACCTGTACCCGATCGTGCGGAAGGCCCTGGTGGTCGGCAGCCGCAGCTACTCGATCAAGAAGCTCGAGCCGCTGTACATGGGCGACGACCTCCGCCTGAGCGACGTGACGAACGCCGCCGACAGCATCACCGCCTACGTCGACGCGATCAAGGAGCTCCGGACCGGCGACCCCGCCGAGGGGCAGCGGCAGCTCGACCAGGTCGCCGACTACAACGCCTACGACTGCCGGTCGACGTTGCGCCTCCGCGACTGGCTGCTCGGCCTCCGCGCCGAACACGCGCCGGACGCCACCACCACGACCGAGCTCGAGGGCCTCCCGCCGATCCCGGTCGAGCGCGAGCCGAACCCGGTGACCGTCGCGCTCACCGAGTACCTCGGCGACGTGGACGCCCTCGACCGGACGCCCGACCAGACCGCGCTGGCGCTCGCCGCGGCCGCGATCGACTACCACCGCCGCGAGGCGAAGACCTTCTGGCAGGACCACTTCGACCGGCTCCGCAACCCCGTCGACGAGTGGGCCGACACCCGGGACGTCCTGGTCGTCGAGCGCGCCTCCACCGAGCGGGACTGGGCGACGCTGCCGCGCGCCCGCTCGGTGTCACGGGAGATCCGGGTGTCGGGGACGCTCGCGCCCGGCTCGCGGCTCCGGCCGGGAGGCTCGCCCCACCTCGTGTACGACGACCCACTCCCGGCGTCGATCGCCGCCCCCGGGCCCGGCTCGAAGGGTGCGACGGACCGCGCCTCGATCCTGGAGGTGTGGGACAACGGCGACGCCACCGAGGTACTCCTCCTGGAACGCATGCCGGTCGGCGGGGGAGAACCGCACACCGACTACCCGGTCGCGCTCGCGCCGTCGTCGCCCCCTCGGGCGAAGCCGCAGCCCGAGGCCATCGCCGAGTGGGGCGCCGAGGTGCTCGACGCCCTGCCCGAGATGCTGCCCGACCCGGCGCTCGACCTCCTCCGACGGGTGCCGCCTCGTGGGGCCCTCGTACCGGTCGCGGGTGACGACACGGTGGGCGCCGTGGTGGCGACCCTGCTCGGACTGGACCGGTCGTACCTGGCGATCCAGGGGCCTCCCGGCACCGGCAAGACGTACGTCGGATCGAACGTGGTGGCGAAGCTCGTGCGCGAGCACGGGTGGCGGGTGGGCGTCGTCGGGCAGTCGCACGCGACCAGCGAGAACTTCCTCGACGCCGTCATCGCCGCCGGTGTGCCGGCGGAGCGCGTGGTGAAGCAGCCGAAGAGCGGTGCCGACGCCGACGAGATCGAGGCCGCCCAGTGGACGCCCGTGAAGAACGGCGCGGCGATCGCGGCATTCCTGCAGTCCTGCGCCGACACGGGCACCGGCGGCGTCGTCGGCGGGACGGCGTGGACCTTCGCGAACGACGCGACCATCGGCCGGCGTTCCCTGGACCTGCTCGTCGTCGACGAGGCCGGGCAGTTCTCCCTCGCGCCGACCATCGCCTCCGCGATCGCCGCATCACGACTGCTCCTGCTCGGCGATCCGCAGCAGCTCCCGCAGGTGTCGCAGGGGTCGCACCCCGAGCCGGTCGACGAGTCCGCGCTGGGGTGGTTGGCGGACGGCGAGCACGTGCTGCCGCCGGAGTTCGGGTACTTCCTGGCGAAGACCCGGCGGATGGAGCCGGCGCTGACCGCGGCGGTGTCGGGGCTGTCCTACGACGGGCAGCTCGCGTCGATGGTGTCCGGGCGGCACCTAGACGGCATCGACGCCGGCGTCCACCCGGTGCCGGTCGTGCACGCGGGCAACACGACCTCGTCCCCGGAGGAAGCGGCGCAGGTCGTCGCCCTCGTCGCGGACGTCGTCGGTCGGACGTGGACCGACGACCGCGGCACCCGCCAGCTGACCGACGAGGACGTGATCGTCGTCGCGCCGTACAACGCGCAGGGTGCAGTCATCCGGGACGCGCTCGACCGGGCAGGCTTCGGCCGCACGCAGGTCGGGACCGTGGACCTGTTCCAGGGCCGGGAGGCGGTGGTCTCGATCACCTCGCTGGCCGCGTCCTCGGCGGCGGACATCCCGCGCGGGCTCGACTTCCTGCTCATGCCGAACCGGCTCAACGTGGCGCTGTCGCGGGCCAAGTGGGCGGCGTACCTCGTGCACTCGCCGGCGTTGACGACGGCGCTGCCGCCGTCGATCCCGGGTCTGGCGCTGTTGTCGCGGTTCATCGAGCTGGTCGCGCCGCGGGAGTGAGCCCGTAGGCCGGCGGTGGGATCAGTCGCCGCCGCCGCCCCCGTCGCTGCCTCCGCCGTCGCCTCCGCTGTCGCCGCCGAACCCGCTACCCGCTGACTGCGCCTGCTGCACGACGGTCCGGACCGCCGCGGCGACCCAGGCGCCCTCCGTGATCGACCGCACCCGCGTCCGGTCCTGCGTCCCGAACTGCGTCCGCAGCGTGCGGGTCGCCTTGAGCAGCCCGATGAGCGCCGCCGGGAACGGCATGGGCGCAACGTGTCCCTGCAGGACGTCCCCAGACCTCTGCGCGCAGCGCCTTCTCCGGCCCGCTGTCACGCTCCGGCCAGCGCAGGGACGGGAAGACCCCCAGCACCCGCCGTTCCTCCCGACCCAGGACACCGCGCTCGGCGAGCCCGCCGAGGACCGCGTCGCGGAGGTTGCGGTTCCCCAGGCGGGAGACCCAGCTGGTGGGGCGGCGTGGCGACGGTGCGGTTTCGAGGAACCCGACGAAGCCGTCGAGTGTCGGTTCGCCCGAGGGCGGCGCTTTCGTGACGACGACGCGCCCACGATCGAGGGAGATCCGGCCGCGCAGAGCGAGTTCGCCGAGCATCGCTCCGGCGAGACCGGCGTCCACGACCTGTCCGGTGGTCGTCAGTCGGCCGTCGGGAGCGAGCAGCAGGAGCGCCAGCGCCTCTGGCAGCGTGAGCCGGCCTGGCATCAGGACGGGTCGGAGCCCGACGGGCGGAGGTCGTCCGGCGTGACGCCGCCGATGCCGGCCCGCAGCCCGGCGAGCACGTCGGCCTGCAGGAAGTTCGCCGCCTGGGCGCTGGTCGGGTCGACGACGATCCCGAAGTCTTCGGGCAGTGCCGTCACGAGCTCGGCCATCGGCATCGCACGTGCTTCCAGGCCCGGGAGGCTCGTCCGCAGCTCCGACGGGTCGGTGAAGACCGGTACGAACTGGCGTTCGCGGATGACGACGTGCGCGACACTGCCGTCCGCGGGGTCACCGCCGGCCCCGTCGGTCTTCCACGGCACCCAAGCGGCGCTGCCGAGGAAGCCCTCGGCAGACTCGCTCATGCGTCGCCGCAGCTGGCCGGCGTCGTTCGGCACCGCGTCATCGGCACCCGGGCCGAAGCTCGACCCGGTCGTTCCGTTCGCGCTCATCGCGTTCCCCCTCCAGGGTCGTGTCACCGGCCATGCTGCCACGCAGGAGGGTCTGGACGGGTGGGGCGCGCCTCCCGTCAGGACGGCGCGCCCCACCCGCATGGACCGTGGGGGTCAGTACTTGGCGGACTGCCCGCCGTCGATCGGGACGACCGCGGCGTTGATGTAGGACGCGTCGTCGGACAGCAGGAACGCGACGACCGACGCGATCTCGGGTGCCTCACCGTAGCGCTTGGTGGGGTTGACCTGGATGAACTCCTCGGCGGCCTTGCGCGGGTTCTCCGGGTCGATCTGCTTCATCGAGTTCTCGACCATCGGCGTCCAGATCGCGCCCGGGGCGATCGCGTTGATGCGGATGCCGTACTGGCCGTACTCGACGGCGGAGTTGCGGGTCAGTCCGACCACGCCGTGCTTGGCGGCGGCGTAGCCGGACTGGTTGCCGACGCCCCGGATGCCGCCGACGCTCGCGGTGTTGACGACCATGCCGGAGCCCTGCTCGCGCATCACGGCGAGGACCTTCTCGAGCCCGAGGAACACACCACGGAGGTTGATCGAGACGACCTTGTCGAACTCGGCGGCGGTGAACGACTCGGTGAGGTTCTGCTTGCCCTCGATGCCGGCGTTGTTGAAGAAGCCGTCGATGCGGCCGAAGCGCTCGCGGGTGGCGGCGACGTACGCGTCGACCTGCGCCTCGTCAGCGACGTCGGCGATGGTCGTGAGGACCTCGGCATCCGGAGCGGCTTCGAGGACGGCGGCCTTCGTCGCCTCGAGGCCCTGCTCGGAGACGTCGACGAGGGCGAGCTTCGCGCCCTCGGTGGCGAGACGCACGGCGGTGGCGCGGCCGAGGCCGGAGCCGCCGCCGGTGATGAGCACGACGCGGTCGGTGAAACGCGTGCTGGTGGAACTGGTGCTGGTCATGAGGGCCTCCTGCGGTCTTCGACGATGAAGGGCTCGGGGTCCGGGAACGGTGCGCTGGGTCGCGGCACCGGGCGGCGAGTCCGGTCCGACGGTGTCCGCCGGACACGAGTTACGCTACAGGTGTCGTCTGACTGCGAGCGGTGTGGCGAGGTCTCTCAGCAGGCCGCGAGCACCCGCTCCATCGCGTCGCGTTCGGCCGGCACGACCCACAGTCGGTACTCCGCCTTCACGGCGATCTGGTGTTCGACGTACTCGCAGCGGAAGCCCTTCGCCGCCGGCAGCCAGGTCGCCGCGTCCGCCGACCGCTTCTGCGCGTTCGACCGCCCGTCGACGGCGAACAGGTTGTCCGGGTCGTTCGCCAGTGCCTGCCGTTCGGCCTGGCTGAGCTGCTGTGCCCCGGTGCGCCACGCGTTCTCGAGCGCCACGACGTGGTCGATCTGCACGAGGGTCGACGTCGTGTTCCCCCGCACGAAGGTGATCGGAGCGCCCGTGTAGGGGGAGACGAGGTCGCCGGACATGACCTTGCAGGGGCCCTGCCGCACGATGTCGGTCAGGTCGCGAGCCAGGACGTCGTTCCTCGTGTCGCAGCCGTTGTGGTCGACGTCGAGCCACGCGGTGCCGAAGTCCGCCTCGCGGTCGTA encodes the following:
- a CDS encoding DUF1653 domain-containing protein, with the translated sequence MSDDVTPGRYRHFKGGEYQVVLLAQDVETEDPVVVYQALYGEHGHWVRALADFSAHVSRDGYDGPRFVRLEA
- a CDS encoding excalibur calcium-binding domain-containing protein produces the protein MIRNLKHRRTAVIAGGALAVVLALSACSSPGETEAAAGTTTPTSTSSASATAAALRAAAEEAAAAKEAAEKKAAEEAAAVQAKAEADAKAAADAAAAKAAADAKAAADAAAAKAAADAKAAADAAAAQAAAAAAAAPAPLAQPAPAGGSAYYENCDAVRAAGAAPITVGDPGYSRKLDRDGDGVGCEV
- a CDS encoding bifunctional RecB family nuclease/DEAD/DEAH box helicase; this translates as MQITEDGRALLSPSDLTTWATCEWAFLRRLDAKLGRGEPLPDEHDDMLDRTARLGDQHELGYLEILKETHDVVEFDRPAPPQYAEAAEQARNAMRNGANVLFQPTFHVPASADGTGFIGFADFIIRNDRGEYEVYDTKLARHAKISALLQLAAYAEQMRANDIPTGQQVHLVLGDRTTTTHELADIVPVYRTQRTELIRVISERLAADEPMQWGDPRYSSCGRCAACQQEVQLHRDLVLVAGMRLDQRTKLIRQGVRSIDDLAVRTAPVATMSKTTLDRLVRQASLQIETERAANLSDGTDAGRTGPAFEVRDPRALDAIPAPDPGDVFFDFEGDPLHTEDGVHWGLDYLFGLVDDQAEFRAFWAHTIRDERQALLDFLAFVAERREQYPDMHIYHYAAYERTHLLSLAARHGVGEDAVDDLLRAGVLVDLYPIVRKALVVGSRSYSIKKLEPLYMGDDLRLSDVTNAADSITAYVDAIKELRTGDPAEGQRQLDQVADYNAYDCRSTLRLRDWLLGLRAEHAPDATTTTELEGLPPIPVEREPNPVTVALTEYLGDVDALDRTPDQTALALAAAAIDYHRREAKTFWQDHFDRLRNPVDEWADTRDVLVVERASTERDWATLPRARSVSREIRVSGTLAPGSRLRPGGSPHLVYDDPLPASIAAPGPGSKGATDRASILEVWDNGDATEVLLLERMPVGGGEPHTDYPVALAPSSPPRAKPQPEAIAEWGAEVLDALPEMLPDPALDLLRRVPPRGALVPVAGDDTVGAVVATLLGLDRSYLAIQGPPGTGKTYVGSNVVAKLVREHGWRVGVVGQSHATSENFLDAVIAAGVPAERVVKQPKSGADADEIEAAQWTPVKNGAAIAAFLQSCADTGTGGVVGGTAWTFANDATIGRRSLDLLVVDEAGQFSLAPTIASAIAASRLLLLGDPQQLPQVSQGSHPEPVDESALGWLADGEHVLPPEFGYFLAKTRRMEPALTAAVSGLSYDGQLASMVSGRHLDGIDAGVHPVPVVHAGNTTSSPEEAAQVVALVADVVGRTWTDDRGTRQLTDEDVIVVAPYNAQGAVIRDALDRAGFGRTQVGTVDLFQGREAVVSITSLAASSAADIPRGLDFLLMPNRLNVALSRAKWAAYLVHSPALTTALPPSIPGLALLSRFIELVAPRE
- a CDS encoding SseB family protein, with the translated sequence MSANGTTGSSFGPGADDAVPNDAGQLRRRMSESAEGFLGSAAWVPWKTDGAGGDPADGSVAHVVIRERQFVPVFTDPSELRTSLPGLEARAMPMAELVTALPEDFGIVVDPTSAQAANFLQADVLAGLRAGIGGVTPDDLRPSGSDPS
- a CDS encoding SDR family oxidoreductase — its product is MTSTSSTSTRFTDRVVLITGGGSGLGRATAVRLATEGAKLALVDVSEQGLEATKAAVLEAAPDAEVLTTIADVADEAQVDAYVAATRERFGRIDGFFNNAGIEGKQNLTESFTAAEFDKVVSINLRGVFLGLEKVLAVMREQGSGMVVNTASVGGIRGVGNQSGYAAAKHGVVGLTRNSAVEYGQYGIRINAIAPGAIWTPMVENSMKQIDPENPRKAAEEFIQVNPTKRYGEAPEIASVVAFLLSDDASYINAAVVPIDGGQSAKY
- a CDS encoding HNH endonuclease family protein, encoding MTSRRRRTRTTVQSSIVALALALGIWALFASGVLTTDAGASTSAATTSATIDPADEPTIATASTPTPGAPEPSRASSPSAGGSSDGSSDGTDAAAARATLAALPVKGKAPSTGYDREADFGTAWLDVDHNGCDTRNDVLARDLTDIVRQGPCKVMSGDLVSPYTGAPITFVRGNTTSTLVQIDHVVALENAWRTGAQQLSQAERQALANDPDNLFAVDGRSNAQKRSADAATWLPAAKGFRCEYVEHQIAVKAEYRLWVVPAERDAMERVLAAC